Proteins encoded together in one Astatotilapia calliptera chromosome 7, fAstCal1.2, whole genome shotgun sequence window:
- the snrpd3l gene encoding small nuclear ribonucleoprotein D3 polypeptide, like produces the protein MSIGVPIKVLHEAEGHIVTCETNTGEVYRGKLIEAEDNMNCQMSNITVTYRDGRVAQLEQVYIRGSKIRFLILPDMLKNAPMLKSMKNKNQGSGAGRGKAAILKAQVAARGRGRGGMGRGNIFQKRR, from the exons ATGTCCATCGGCGTTCCAATCAAGGTCCTGCATGAGGCAGAAGGACACATTGTGACCTGTGAGACCAACACTGGAGAGGTTTACAGAGGCAAGCTGATTGAAGCAGAGGACAACATGAACTGCCAG ATGTCTAATATCACAGTGACTTATCGGGATGGCCGCGTGGCACAGCTGGAGCAAGTTTACATCCGTGGCAGCAAAATCCGCTTTCTGATTTTACCCGATATGTTAAAAAATGCTCCTATGCTGAAGAGTATGAAGAATAAGAACCAGGGATCTGGTGCAGGAAGGGGCAAGGCAGCTATTCTTAAAGCACAAG TGGCTGCAAGAGGACGAGGGCGTGGTGGAATGGGAAGGGGAAACATCTTCCAGAAGAGGCGATAA